TATCgtttaatgaaaatttataattacaGGGTAGCATTTATGTGGACGGTTAAATTAATCAATTGCTTCGATAATATGTCATATACAAGAAATTATACAATCCTCTGGTAGATcacgtcacttgtccaccattcTATTAAGAGATTTCcacttatttaaaattgctgagttagTAATTAGtttctgtttaaaaaaattttatatctcaGCAATTGTAAACATGTGGGAGTCTTTTAGTGGAATAGCGAACTACGTCACTTATCCACCCTGAGAACCTTATAATTTCTTCTCGTATCTaatgtctttaatttttttctttctttcttttttttttaaatgttttctttcttttgtactCTTAGATTCTTAATATCTGAACGCATGACATTATTCCATGGTGGTTGCAACttgtaatttgataattatataaaaattgtaatgttattgaattttttttttcctgaaggAGCACTGTTATTTATTATAACCATTAATATGAGCACATGAATAAATAAGGGTACATAATAAATACACACTAATTACATGCATATCTTTAGTATGCCTGTCAATTATTATATGTAATGACTACATAATATATGGTTGtacatacataaaataaataaattctatatatattagaataagAGCATGGCCTTTGATAATTTAGATCTTTCTATAATTTGGAAGGTATAATTTGAACAACTGAAGCAAATTAATTATGTGTGTGCATGCACGTGTCTATTTTTATcctcttttaaatttctaaaattttttgataatataattataattaattagaaTTTCTAAATTTCTAGAAACTTTGATAATAGAGATTAGAGAAaattatgttaataattttaatgtacTTTTAAATTATAATGCACCAcgaaacaagaaaaaatgaagagattataaagaaagaaaagaaatccaCTTGGCACAACCTCATATATTAGAAAACATTAAATATTTCAATGatatgaaaataagaaaataattagcATTTTACTTTAATATTGTGCTTGATAACATAATTGacgaattttttttatctattatatatattattgaattaatacattaaatataatttaagagGCAATGAAAGACAGCTACAAAGCATCTGGAAGCCATATCATGGGATGCACAGCCAAAACCTGGTTGCAAAACTATTTTTCTTCAAAGTAATGACCACATTGATAAAGAACTTGGTAGTACAAAACTACTACCAATGATGCTCAGCATGTTGCCCTTCAATTGACTAGCCTATTTTTGGATCCATGTACATAGCCTTCCGATCTCAAAGGGATGACCAATGAAATTGGAAAACTGATGGATTCATTGGATACTTTAGAGGAGATTAATGTGCCAGAGAATAAGATTAGGTGGAGAAAATAATTAAGTACGTCTTCAGTTCACAATCAATGTTCGAAAATCGTTGTAAAGAGGAAAAAGATCACACGCTAATGCGGATCTCTAGTAAGAAGGGCAATGACTGCTTGCTATATATAATGTGACGGTAGCAATTTCAATGATGTAGAGGTTGAGGTAGCAGTCCTTACCAGGACTGAGTTCCTTTTGCTTTCGGCATGAGAACCGACAAGTACTATCATTGAAATTGCTACCATCGCATGTTCATTAGCCATCTAACTAGGGTAAGAATAAGGCCTCCATACTAGACATAAACAGAAAACTACAAGAAACAAAATACGTTTAGTTTAAGAAAATCCTCCTTGAATCTGCCACATTTTCATAAACTCCACCATGAAGAATGGAGaaaactctttaaaattttattaatcaaattttgaattaccTAAGAGGCTACAACCACAATATAAATACTATAGAAATCCTAGGGCGGCTGGGAAATGCTAGAAAGCCTTAATTCTTGTTATACAAGAAATAAGCtagaaaataggaaaaaacacccaaaaaaaaaaaaattttgagaaaaaaaaaaatcaaattctatgaaatttataaaatgtCCCAAAACAAATAAGACCATATTTTgacttttaatttgaaaataataacaaaaagagaaagtaTCATAAGTAGAAAAATGGACTACTTGAAGCTTAAACAAAGGAAGTTTCATAAAAACGGCGCATGACTGTAAGGTGATGACTTTTAATCTCATGATGCTTCCTTCCAATTCACCAAAATACATATGactctttcctttttctctaaTGATTTACACTAGAACATTtctattttccaaattttttgcGTCTTCACTTCTAACAGTTTCCGTGTTCAGTTGATGCGTTTTGGtgttatatttcttaattcccTATCACATGTCCTTTCTTtcctctttatttctttattatattttagtttgGATTAACATTTAGTTGTTTTTGAAGTAcgaattttaattttcatcaaaacaaaatctACTCGGCAATGTATTTGAATGTACCTACCAATTGTTTGAGTTATTTAGTGTTAAAGGTCTTTATGCCTtagatttaattttaattgtggtTGAGATGATTATATGGATATTTGATTACCATGATAATCTCCTTGAGATAATAAGAAATGTAAAATGCaccaaaacaatatatttgaaGATTTAGACCGTTTAGTttgtataaaagaaaatttaggaAAACATAACCCACTATGACACAAGTTCAATTAAAATGATTCCTCTTAAAAATAGAACAATCTTAACTGAACACacccaaaataatcaaattaaagagTGGTTTGAgatagaaatagaaaataaaaagatatacaTTTGTAgggataaagaaaaagagaaaatttctaaagttaTTGCTTTTGTACGTATAGAGTGAGAGACTAAATGAATATAAATGAGTGATGTTTATATGCAattaggaaagagaaaaaaatggggACGTGAGTTTATTCATTCCAAAGACAACTTGTACGGGCCTCACCCCCCGTCAAGCCCAATCGTTCTAAGGCCCATGAAAACTAACTCTTATAAGAGCCCCACGCTGATCACACATGGTAACGCATGTGCCGTCCAAGAGGTTTGAGCTTGGAGTGCTCAAAGCAGCCTGTGACGTGCCCCTGCCGAGCACAGAACTTACATGCGGGGTTGGTCCCAACGCCACTATCATTTTTTCCTTCCCgccaccaaacatccacttagatGAAATGGTATTAGACTtcccttccattgcctaggAAACGCCCCTACCGAGCATCAAACCCAGCGGTggagccagttccaatgccactctcatttcctcccactcccaactaaacccccacttatgggtaatagtattggacccctcCTCCCACCCATCAGGAGAATAATCATGACCGTTCCACTAAGTTTAGCTATAAAGAGGCAGAGAAGATTCAGTTGATGAGGTTCGCAATTCCAGAGGGAAAAGACTAGAGAAAGTAATATTAATCCTCCCCAAGGAAGAAAGGGGAGAGTTAGTGAGAAAAGAGGGGAGACTCAGGAAATGGGGCAGCCGAGCATAACGCCACCCatggtaggaaatccaaaagcccactatacaaatagattgtgagcccaaactccTCCGAGGCCCAGCAGGCTTATTTTGGAACGCataattggcgtcgtctgtgggaaactcCTACATAGCTGTGGTGTTATCTTGGCACGCTTGTAAGGATGTCTGGAAGCGGATAGAGAAGCCATGCAAAGAGCGACACTGGAGGGTCGTCGCGGGGGTCTACATGGCGAGAAAGGAGGCAAAAAAGGCAAGAGGACAGAAGGCATGAGAAGGTAGGAGAGTCTGGGCCTAGAGAAGGGTCGTACCAAACCCTCCGGACAATATTTGACGCCTCGGGCCGCATCCGCCTTGATAGAAGAGACCAGGAGCTTGAACGGAGGGACCAAGAGCTCGAGCGCCTGCGTAGGACGGTCAGGGATTTGGAGTTGCAAGCACGGGGCCGACGTAGGAGAATGGACCAGAGAGAACGAAGGGAAAGGTCAGTAAGTGTGGGGAATCGCCGTGAGGCAAGATCTCATCAATCCAGGTCTCGTAGGCACTGCAACTGCTCGCGAGAGTATGCGGACCGTGAATCAACTTCCCCCGACGTGGAGCGACCACGTAATGCTGCCATGGATACCATGAGCCGAGCATTGCGTCAAGCTGCCCGGTCTCCGTTTTCTAGAGATATCGAGAGCGCGCCTATATCGAGCCGGTTCACACGCCCACCGTTCAATTCCTACACTGGGAagacagacccggtggaacataTAAGTCACTATATTCAGATAATGTCCTTACACTCCCATAACGACGcattgatgtgtaaggttttccccCTCGAGCCTTGGCCCCATTgctttgaggtggttcaatgggtTGAAGAAGGGCTCGATCCATAGTTTTTTGGAACTGATCCAGGAGTTCGAAGTACGGTTCATGACTTGCAGCCGGGTGCCGTAGCCCGTGGAcacgttgctatcaatgaagaTGGAGGCTGGAGAGACCCTTCGCAACTACGCCAGTCGGTATTGGGAGTTGTACAATGAGATTGGCAGGGGTAATGAAAAGATCGCGGCGAGCACCTTTCGGATGGGCCTACCCGAAGAATCTGGGCTGAAAGAATCGTTGACCTTAAAGCCTCCCGAGGATATGAGGCAGTTGATGAGGCGTATCGAAGAGTACAAGCGATTAGAAGATGATCGGCTGCAGTCCAAAGGGAAGGAACCAATAATCAGTTATCCTTGGAACAACGGCTTCAACCCTAGACACAGGAAGGATTTGAGAATTCAAGAGCCCGGCCCAACGGTTGGGGGCGTCAACGCGACGTTCAAGGAGCCCGTACACCGCATCATTGATAGGATAAAAAATGAGCCGTATTTTAAACGCCTGAATAGGATGGCGGGCGACCCGTCAAGGAGAAACCAGAATTTGTATTGCTCCTATCATAGGGATAAAGGGCATACCACCGAGCAGTGTAGGGTGTTGAAAGATCACCTGGAACAGTTGGTGAAGGCAGGGCATTTGAAAGAGTTTTTGGTGGAAACAGGGAATCAGGAGACTGGACAGGCTGATCGGCTGCGTCGAAACCCTCTCCCACCCCCTTTGGGAGTGATAGAGGTCATCCACGCCGCACCGAGGGCAATTAGAGCACCCACAGCAAAAGGGGTGTTGACCGTGGTGTCGGCGGAAGGAAGCGCGAGCGAACAACCCCCTGGTAAGAAGCCGAGGTACAGTAGACAACCTATCGCGTTCGACAACGACGACCTGGAAGGTACTACTCAGCCCTACCACGATGTTTTAATAGTCACGGCCCGAATAAGGGGATTTATAGTGAAGAGAATAATGATAGATCAAGGGAGTGGCGTAGATGTAATGTACCCGGACCTATACAGGGGGCTCGGCCTGAAAAAGGGGGACTTGTCCAAGTATGATACACCTTTAATGGGATTCGACGGGCCTATGGTGATTCCAAAAGGGCAGATTTCACTCTCAGTTATCATGGGAGGCAGGGAGGTAATGGTGACATTCATAGTGGTCGCCTCTTTCTCATCGTACACGGCAATATTCGGAAGGCCATGGATACATGACATGGGGGCTGTGCCATCCACCTTGAACGTAAAAGTCAAGTTCCGAACTGATGAAGGGATTACAGTAATAAGGGGCGATCAGCAAGCGGCCAGACAGTGTTTGGTAGCCACGGCAATCAAACGAATAGAACAGAAGGAATCAGCCGAGAAGGCACCCGTATAGCAATTACAGCATCCCCAAGTGGAGGGGACCAATGCTGCCGAGGATTTGGTAAGCGTAAAGATCTTACCGGGAAGTGAAAGGAGTTTTCAGATAGGGGCAGGCTTGAATGATGGGGAAGGCTTGAATGATGGGGAAAGGGTGCAACTACTACTGTTCCTCATACAAAACgtggatgtgtttgcatggaatcCATATGAGGTGCCCGGTGTCGACCTCGAGTTCATAGTTCACAAGCTGAATGTGGATCCTCTATGCCCCCCAAGAAACAAAGACCGAGAAGGTCTGCTAAGGAGCATGTGGAAGCCGTCAGACAGGAAGTTGGGAAGCTGAGAGAGGCGGGGGCCATAAAGGAAACATTCTTTTCGGAATGGCTCGCAAACACGGTAGTCATGAAAAAGAAGAGCGGTAAGAGGAGAGTTTATGTTGATTTTACCGATCTGAACCGAGCATGTCCGAAGGATCCGTTTCCAATGCCGAAAATCGACTAATTGGTGGACGCTACGTGCAGGCACCCGAGAATGAGTTTCCTCGATGCTTTCCAGGGCTATCACCAGATTGCCCTAGCCACCGAAGACCAGGAGAAGACGGCATTCTTAACGCCCGATGCTAACTACCACTATACCGTGATGTCGTTCGGTTTGAAAAACGTGGGAGTcacttatcaacgaatgatgacgaggatgtttaggGATAAGATTGGACGGACAGTGGAAGTatacattgatgacatggtgataAAGAGAAAGCAAGAAGGATAGCACATTGACGACCTGAAAGAAGTGTTCGAGATACTCCGACGACATTGGCTGCGCCTCAACGCCGATAAGTGTGCATTCGGGGTTGGATCCGGCAGGTTCCTGGGTTATTTGATTACTAAACGAGGGATAGAAGTCAGTCCCGATCAAATTGAAGCCGTGAAACGTCTCAAACCGCCGGACAACCCGAAAGAGGTTCAAAAGCTGACTGGTATGCTGGCTACTCTTAACCGATTTATTTCCAAGTTCGCTGATCGGTGCCAGCCTTCATACCAACTTCTaaagaagtggaaggggttcTAGTGGGACGAGGAGTGTGACAGGACCTTCCAAGATCTAAAGGATTACCTTGGGCGGGCACCGACGTTGTCAAGCCCAGAACCAGGAGAAGACTTGTACATGTACCTCTCAGTATCCGAGCATGCAGCGAGCGCCATACTACTGAGGGATAACGGTGCACAGCTTCCGGTTTATTACATCAGCAAGACGCTAGTCGACGCGGAGACTGGGTACTTACCACAGGAAAAATTGGTGCTGGCACTCGTGCATTCCACCCGAAAATTACCTCATTATTTTTAGGCCCACACAGACCACATCTTAACCAAGTACCCGCTCCAGTCATTGTTTAGGAGATCTGACTTTACGGGGAGGATAGCCAAGTGGGGGACTCGGCTGGGCTCCTTCGACATCAGATACAAGCCGAGGAACTCAATGAAGGGACAAGTACTTGCGGATTTTATTGCCGAGTTCTCGCCGAGAGGTACGGACATAACCTGCGTAGTAGAAGTCAAGCCACGGAAGGTGTTTGTGGACGGAGCGTCCAATGCGGCTGGAGCGGGGGCAGGGATCGTGGTCATCACCCTGGAAAACCTAAAGCTAGAACACTCATTCAGATTAGGCTTTAGGGcttctaataatgaggccgaatatgaGGCTCTGCTGGCAGGACTAAGGGTTGTCATGGATCTGGGGGTAAATGAGGTGGAAGTATACTAGAACTCCTTCCTCGTAGTAAGTCAGGTCCAAGGGAACTTCGAGGCTAAGGATCCCCAGATGATAGAATATCTGCGGCTAGCAAAGTAGATGATGGGTAACTTTGTGACAGTCAAGATTGAGCCAATAGCCCGGGGACAGAACTGGCACGGCGATTCTTTGGCAACTCTAGCATCATCAATAGTTGATGAGGTACCTCGACTGATCGGGGTGGAGTTGGTGCCCGAGCCAAGTATTGCCGCCAGGGCACTGATTCTTCAGGTCACTGAAGCCAAGAAGTACTGGATGGATCCAATCATCGACTTCCTTTCAGAAGATCGAGCCCCGGAAGATGAGAAAGAGGTAGCTAGAGTACAGCGAACTTTCGCTCAGTACTGGTTATCTGCCGATCAAAAGCTATATCGCAGATCATTCAAAGGGCCATACCTGCAGTGCCTTCGCCCCAGCCAGGCTAAAGAACTGTTAGCTGAATTGAACGAGGGAGTCTGCGGTAGCCACGTGCGGGGACACTCGCTGGCGCATCGAGCAATGACCCAGGGTTTCTGGTGGTCGCAGATGAGGAAGGAAGCTACCGAGTATGCTCAGAGATGTGAACAGTGTCAGGTTCACGCGCCGATGATCTACCAACCGGCCAGGAACTTGAACCCAGTTTGCAGCCCATGGCTGTTCGCCCGCTGGGGGCTGGACATAGTCGGACCATTTTCTCGAGAAACGGGCAACCGAAGGTTCGTGTTGGTGGCAGTAgactacttcacaaagtgggcaGAGGCTGAGGCACTGGCCAACATCCGAGACGTTGACGTTAAGAGATTCGTATAGAGGAACATTATAACAAGGTTCGGCGTGCCGGAATCTTTAATATCGGACAATGGCCTACAGTTCAACAGCAGGGCTTTCCGGGAGTTTTGTGAGAGCCTCGGTATCCGGAACCGATAATCCACACTAGCCTACCCACAAAGTAACGGCCAagcaaaagtgacaaacaaggCTATTGTGAGCGGCCTTAAGAAAAGATTGGAAGGCGCCAAGGGTAGATGGGCCGAGGAGTTGCCAACCGTCCTATAGGCATACCGAACCACTCTGAggagatccacaggagaaacgtCATTCTCTCTAACTTACGGGGCGGAGGCAGTCATCCCTGCTGAAGTAAACCTGTGTAGCGCCCGAGTTGCAGGATTCGCTTCTGACGAGAACGAGGAGTTTATGGCCAAGGAGCTGAACTTGCTGGAGGAACACCAAGATGTGGCCACCATTCGGCTGGCAAAGTACCAACAGAAGCTTGCCAGGAGGTACAATAGAGCTGTCAGAAGGAGGGAGTTCGCCGCAGGAGATCTGGTACTCCGAAAGGTAGTGGGGAATACGCGAGAGACGAGCGCGGGAAAGCTAGCTCCGACTTGGGAGGGGCCCTACCATGTGACTGCTATTGCCGGAGCAGGGGCATACTATCTGgaggatttggaggaaaaacCGCTCCATCGGCCATGGAATGTTcgcaatttgaaaaaaatttatcagaGACCGGACGCCCTCCAAAGATATAAACCCGATGTAATCTGGCATTACTGCATGTTTAATACGAAGAAATTTATTCAGCTATCCCCCTTTTCTTATTTCAAGTTATTATCGCCAGGCAAGAATTATAAAGAGAATCACGAGGGTAAAGGCAACTCATTCACGgcaaggacagaaacctgccctcggttcgattcctatcaccgagaaggtggaaaccttatgctatttttatctaaggacagaaacctgccctcggttcgattcctatcaccgagaaggtggaaaccttacactatttttatctaaggacagaaacctgccctcggttcgagccctatcaccgagcaggtgaaaaccttacgctatttttatctaaggatagaaacctgccctcggttcgagccctatcaccgagcaggtgaaaaccttacgctatttttatctaaggacagaaacctgccctcggttcgagccctatcactgagcaggtgaaaaccttaagctatttttatctaaggacagaaacctgccctcggttcgattcctatcaccgagaaggtgaaaaccttaggctattttatctaaggacagaaatcTGCCCTCAGTctgattcctatcaccgagcaggtgaaaaccttacgctagTCTCGCGTAGGTACAAGGACCCATTCTTGGCATGGCTAGCGACGCCGAGCGTCCAGTGACATAAGCCACTACGGCTTGAATTCAAAGGGGCTACTCCCGGCCCCCAAAAGtgagaaagtaaggtatgatggcatTTACCAACGACATTAACATTAAGAGAATAATCGTGTACAGGATCGGCAGTTATCAAGCAAGCGACAGGGAAGCACAAACGGCATTTAAATGGCATTAATTGAAACAACGATATTTAAATGACATTAATTATAACTGTCTGGAAGACAGGGAAATTGTTCCATCGCCACAGCCCGATGATTTAAGCTCTTCAAACGTCAAAGACGAAATAATAacagtaataaaaaaaataaaataaaaaagagacaAAGAAAGGCTGGATTATCAAACGGCAGGGTCGGCTGGTGTGGGCAGAGGAACAGGCTGCTCAGTTCCTCTCACAGTTATCGGTGGGACTTGGTCTGGTGCAGCTTCGGCCCTAGTGCGGATGTTACTTGTAACCTTCGGGTTAGCTGCCTCCATATGAGCGTCAATATCCCGTACGAGGTCGATCATACTCAGAGTCTCCTCCTCGTCTAAAGCCTCGATCCGACTGTGAACGGCAGGGGGAGGAGGGGTCGAGTAAGGGGTCTGCTCGGGGCTCCACAGTGGAGAGTCCGCAGCCACTCCTATCACCTTAAGGGCAGCTAACCATCCCTCCCCGAAGCCATGGTGCCGAGCTTGATGAATGATTGGCTCCGCGGAGTTTTCAGCATCCAAGAAGCCGACATTATACCACTTTTCCTCGCAGGCTTCGAGGGACTTCTTTAGGCTGGCAATTTCATTAGCTTGGGCTAGACTCAAGTTGTCCACCGTTGCTAACTTGAGCTCGGTCTCCCCTAGCTTCGCCTCCAAGAAGGTCAGCTTTCCCTCGGCGGCCTGCCGGGCGTTCTTGGCACCTACCGCTTTCCTTTCCAACGCCGCGGCAGCATCCCCTTTTTCCCTAGCCGTGGCCTCAGCAATAGCCTTTAGCGCCTTTTCCCCCTCTAGGGCCTCGGCCGCATCCTTCAACCGCCCGGTCACAATGCTGGTCATCTGCGCAGCTTGGAGATAGGATAGTAGCCAAatggtgaaattaaaaaaagaaaagagaagaccaCTCAGTACAATGCACACAGTCAAGGGGAATAGAGCGTTACTGGGATGGAATGCCATTGTAGTCGCGTGGCCAATGTCTCATCATCACCCTGCGCATAGTAATGGACATCCTCGGGCAGCATGAGGCCCTGCGCCAAACTTTGGGCCACTCTCCCCCCGGCACCCCTGTCCCACAGCCGGAAGCTGGTGGTTTTTGGCAGGCACTCGTCACCTAACCAAAAGGTATGCTGCCAACCGACTACCGGCCGGGAAAAGGATGCCACGTTGGTTCCAATCTGAACCGCAGGGGGTGTGACCACCGGCCCCTCTGGAAGCCTGGAACCGCCCGCTGCACGGGAAGGGGTCTTCGGCAAAGCGTCACCTAGGACAAGAGGGTTATTCTCGGCaaccctttttctcttcctgTTTTCGCCCCCGGGAGGAGTTTGACTCGTCCCTTTTGGGGACTGAGTTTGAGCCGCAAGACTGGCGTCGGGAATGAACCGAGAAAGGGTCATCTCCCTATGCTTCACCATTCTCTCCGCTTGGTTGACAGCTGGTTCCTCGGCTACAGGGGCAGCGTTCTCTGGCTGTCCAATCTTTTCGTGCCTCCATCAACTCTGGGACATGCGCTCGGCAGAACCGTCCCTCACCGGCGCGATGTCGTCTGTAGTGGTATAGCGTGGGCCACTTTCTCGAGCCTCGCCTGTGGTGAGCCCAGAGGGAAGGAATGTCTTGTACCGCATGTCAATGTACGATAGGAGCGGGCTGTCTACCAAAAGTGCCTGGCCGAAGTTTTACCAAGTGGTGTACACAGGGTTGATGCCGAGGATCAAATGAGACGCCCTAAGTTGCCCGTCTTCGTGTATGAAGATCTATGACCTAAGAACGAAGTTGAGGTCTCGTGCATGTATAACTCGACTGTGCGGGAAGAACCTTTTGGATTCTGCAACAAGTCCGGGAACAAACCGATCagctataaaagaaaaaatatatgtaaaagaTGCAAGAACAAATCAAATAGGGATTGTCGGTACCGACCAACTTCACGTGGTGAGAGCAGGCAAAGAAGCTCACTGGCATGCCAGTTACCACGCACCCGAACGAACTCTCCGGCCAAGTTCCTATTAGAGTCAGGCAGGTAGGATATAAGCTGGACTCGTGTATCTCTAGTTTTCAAGTAATAACCACGGGTGAAGTTGTCGTACATTTTATTCATGAAATTTATGTCGTGCTGGTTCAACTGCAGCCCGAACATGTGGTTTAACCGGATGACACAGCTAACAACCCTATAAAAGTTGGGGGGAAATTGGTCGGGGC
This genomic stretch from Castanea sativa cultivar Marrone di Chiusa Pesio chromosome 9, ASM4071231v1 harbors:
- the LOC142609126 gene encoding uncharacterized protein LOC142609126; the protein is MEAGETLRNYASRYWELYNEIGRGNEKIAASTFRMGLPEESGLKESLTLKPPEDMRQLMRRIEEYKRLEDDRLQSKGKEPIISYPWNNGFNPRHRKDLRIQEPGPTVGGVNATFKEPVHRIIDRIKNEPYFKRLNRMAGDPSRRNQNLYCSYHRDKGHTTEQCRVLKDHLEQLVKAGHLKEFLVETGNQETGQADRLRRNPLPPPLGVIEVIHAAPRAIRAPTAKGVLTVVSAEGSASEQPPGKKPRYSRQPIAFDNDDLEGTTQPYHDVLIVTARIRGFIVKRIMIDQGSGVDVMYPDLYRGLGLKKGDLSKYDTPLMGFDGPMVIPKGQISLSVIMGGREVMVTFIVVASFSSYTAIFGRPWIHDMGAVPSTLNVKVKFRTDEGITVIRGDQQAARQCLVATAIKRIEQKESAEKAPV